A region from the Gammaproteobacteria bacterium genome encodes:
- a CDS encoding UDP-glucose/GDP-mannose dehydrogenase family protein: protein MKVTIFGTGYVGLVQGAVLADAGHEVICIDTDESKVRNLEKGVIPIYEPGLSQIVEHTFKNGRLRFSTDPELGVQHSEIQFIAVGTPPDEDGSADLRHVLAVAKEIATHMSAPKIIVDKSTVPVGTADKVSAQVKQVLKERGENIAFHVVSNPEFLKEGAAVADCTRPDRIVVGTDSNYVKEVMRELYAPFNRNHDRMIFMDTRSAELTKYAANCMLATKISFMNEMSNIAERVGADIEAVRHGIGSDSRIGYSYIYPGCGYGGSCFPKDIQALIRTADGIEIEAELMKSVEAVNARQKEKLFDNIERHFNGDLKGKVFAIWGLSFKPNTDDMREAPSRVLMEALWRAGAIVQAYDPEAMIECQRIYGQRDELVLAGTAEAALKNADALVIVTEWQQFRAPDFDLIVQLLNQPVLFDGRNLFDTERLKAHGITYYSIGRGR from the coding sequence ATGAAAGTCACTATTTTTGGAACAGGTTATGTCGGGCTTGTGCAAGGGGCGGTATTGGCAGATGCTGGCCATGAGGTGATATGCATCGATACCGATGAGTCCAAAGTCAGGAATCTTGAAAAAGGAGTTATTCCAATCTATGAACCGGGTTTATCTCAAATTGTTGAACACACCTTTAAAAATGGGCGATTAAGATTCAGTACCGATCCTGAGCTGGGTGTTCAGCATAGCGAGATTCAATTTATCGCAGTAGGCACTCCACCTGATGAAGACGGGTCCGCAGATCTTCGACACGTACTGGCGGTTGCAAAAGAGATTGCAACGCACATGTCGGCTCCCAAGATCATTGTCGACAAGTCAACGGTCCCGGTCGGTACGGCCGATAAAGTCAGTGCACAGGTGAAACAGGTCCTTAAGGAGAGAGGAGAGAACATCGCTTTTCACGTGGTATCAAATCCCGAATTTCTCAAGGAAGGTGCGGCAGTCGCTGACTGTACCAGGCCCGACCGCATCGTCGTGGGCACCGATAGTAATTATGTTAAAGAAGTCATGCGCGAGTTGTATGCACCTTTTAATCGCAATCATGATCGTATGATTTTCATGGACACCCGCAGTGCGGAACTAACCAAGTATGCGGCAAATTGCATGTTAGCAACCAAGATTAGTTTCATGAATGAAATGTCAAACATCGCGGAGCGGGTGGGTGCTGATATCGAGGCGGTGCGTCATGGAATCGGATCTGATTCGCGTATTGGATACAGCTATATCTATCCAGGCTGTGGTTACGGCGGCTCATGTTTTCCTAAAGATATTCAGGCCCTGATTCGCACCGCGGACGGTATCGAAATTGAAGCCGAGTTAATGAAATCAGTAGAGGCAGTGAATGCACGGCAGAAAGAGAAATTATTCGACAACATCGAACGACATTTCAATGGTGATCTCAAGGGAAAGGTGTTTGCTATCTGGGGATTAAGCTTCAAACCCAATACCGATGATATGCGCGAAGCACCAAGCCGGGTGTTGATGGAAGCACTATGGCGAGCTGGTGCCATTGTACAGGCCTATGACCCGGAAGCGATGATTGAATGCCAGAGAATTTATGGACAACGCGATGAGTTAGTTCTGGCTGGGACGGCCGAAGCTGCTCTAAAAAATGCTGATGCACTCGTTATTGTTACCGAATGGCAGCAATTTCGAGCTCCGGATTTTGATTTGATAGTACAGTTATTAAATCAACCTGTGCTGTTTGATGGTAGAAATCTTTTCGACACAGAGCGACTGAAAGCTCACGGGATTACCTACTACTCTATCGGCAGAGGTCGGTAG
- a CDS encoding tetratricopeptide repeat protein, whose product KQPEVAAGHFLLAQVYAAQNNIGRMREALEQTVKLVPNHLTAQVFLARLDLAEGKDAAFSARLAALQKNYPGNVQVELLKAQKSSVKKDYDSAIKTLSGLLVEAPQSDVVIELSRNQWQSGDRQGAISSLELWSESNRDDRVLLLLAEYYLLENRPDEATATYKVLEQASPENPRVLNNLAWSLKDSDPGKGVEYARKADKLDPDNPLIMDTLAMLLLKTGDKLKALEIAEQAVNKAPNVLDIQFNYADILVANDQEKKARSILEEVLRKATDKSKQRLIKKHLDNL is encoded by the coding sequence GAAACAGCCGGAAGTCGCGGCCGGTCATTTCTTGCTTGCACAGGTTTATGCGGCACAAAACAATATCGGTAGAATGCGTGAGGCGCTCGAGCAGACAGTCAAACTGGTTCCTAACCACCTGACGGCCCAGGTTTTTCTGGCGAGACTTGACCTGGCTGAAGGCAAGGACGCGGCATTCAGTGCTCGACTTGCGGCTTTACAAAAAAACTACCCGGGTAATGTACAGGTTGAGCTTTTAAAGGCGCAAAAATCTTCTGTCAAGAAAGATTATGATTCCGCGATCAAAACCTTATCAGGATTGCTCGTCGAGGCGCCACAATCCGATGTCGTTATCGAACTTTCCAGGAACCAGTGGCAATCAGGAGACAGGCAAGGCGCAATATCGAGCCTGGAACTGTGGTCAGAAAGTAACAGGGATGATCGGGTTTTACTGCTTTTAGCCGAGTATTACCTGTTAGAAAATCGGCCAGATGAGGCAACCGCAACCTACAAGGTTCTGGAGCAAGCGTCGCCCGAAAATCCCAGGGTTCTGAACAATCTGGCCTGGTCGCTGAAAGACAGTGATCCCGGAAAAGGGGTTGAGTATGCTCGAAAGGCGGATAAGCTGGATCCGGACAATCCGTTGATCATGGATACATTGGCAATGTTATTGCTGAAAACCGGTGATAAGCTAAAGGCTCTCGAAATTGCCGAACAGGCAGTAAACAAAGCGCCAAATGTTCTCGATATTCAGTTCAACTATGCCGATATCCTGGTTGCGAATGATCAAGAAAAGAAAGCCAGGAGCATATTGGAAGAGGTTCTTCGCAAGGCCACGGATAAAAGCAAGCAACGGCTAATAAAAAAGCATCTCGATAACTTATAG